One window of the Thamnophis elegans isolate rThaEle1 chromosome 6, rThaEle1.pri, whole genome shotgun sequence genome contains the following:
- the LOC116510281 gene encoding phospholipase A2-like — MVRQLVTLLLFHAVWNGVLGKNHFVTKRGLIELYGALKCGTSRFSLAYVGYGCYCGPGGRGWPKDATDWCCYRHDCCYDFAQRQGCNPITERYKWTCQDNTVICDAVLDRCQSIICQCDREAAWCWRFAPFNKRYIFWPNFLCGQIYPSCSYWH; from the exons TATGGAATGGTGTTCTTGGCAAAAACCATTTTGTGACTAAAAGAGGACTCATTGAATTATACGGAGCCCTAAAATGCGGTACAAGCCGATTTTCTTTGGCCTATGTAGGTTATGGGTGCTATTGTGGTCCAGGAGGAAGAGGTTGGCCCAAGGATGCAACAGATTG GTGCTGCTATAGACATGACTGCTGTTATGACTTTGCACAACGACAAGGCTGTAACCCCATAACAGAAAGATATAAGTGGACTTGTCAGGACAATACTGTGATATGCG ATGCTGTTCTAGACAGATGTCAAAGCATAATTTGCCAGTGCGACAGAGAAGCAGCTTGGTGTTGGAGATTTGCCCCATTCAATAAGCGCTACATCTTCTGGCCAAATTTTCTTTGTGGTCAAATATATCCTTCATGTAGCTATTGGCATTaa